Proteins from a single region of Hymenobacter aquaticus:
- a CDS encoding glycosyltransferase family 2 protein, translating to MVGPGLSVLIPVYNRDVTPLVCTLLEQLPDWGGPVEIVCLDDASAPEFQELNRLLRVWPAVRYQELPRNVGRSAIRNQLAASAHYPWLLLLDNDSLLPDDQFLARYAQARALAPVLIGGTTYDPAPPAETALRLRWKYGRQREARRAKDRQREPYAQLTLNNMLIQAEVFRRFGLDEQLTRYGHEDTKFGWLLRQAQVPVRHLDNPVLHDGLEPAAVFLEKSHEAVRNLALLYRREKLGAETRLLRLALQVRKTRFCKFLQAVVVLVQPALRRNLLSASPNLRKFDLLKLYWLLQELGRPEPKKARPE from the coding sequence ATGGTGGGGCCCGGGCTTTCGGTACTGATTCCGGTGTACAACCGCGACGTGACGCCGCTGGTGTGCACCCTGCTGGAACAGCTGCCCGACTGGGGCGGACCGGTCGAAATCGTGTGCCTCGACGATGCCTCCGCGCCGGAGTTTCAGGAGCTGAACCGGCTGCTGCGCGTGTGGCCCGCCGTGCGCTACCAGGAATTGCCCCGCAACGTGGGCCGCTCGGCCATTCGCAACCAGCTGGCCGCTAGTGCCCATTACCCCTGGCTGCTGCTGCTCGACAACGATAGTCTGCTGCCCGACGACCAGTTTCTGGCCCGCTACGCCCAGGCCCGCGCCCTGGCGCCCGTGCTGATCGGGGGCACGACCTACGACCCCGCGCCCCCGGCCGAAACCGCGCTGCGCCTGCGCTGGAAATACGGGCGGCAGCGGGAAGCGCGCCGGGCCAAAGACCGGCAGCGGGAGCCCTACGCCCAGCTCACGCTCAACAACATGCTGATTCAGGCCGAGGTGTTCCGCCGGTTTGGCCTCGATGAGCAGCTGACCCGCTACGGCCACGAGGATACCAAGTTTGGCTGGCTGCTGCGCCAGGCCCAGGTGCCCGTGCGCCACCTCGATAACCCCGTGCTCCACGACGGGCTGGAGCCGGCGGCGGTGTTTCTGGAGAAAAGCCACGAGGCCGTCCGCAACCTGGCCCTGCTGTACCGGCGCGAAAAGCTGGGGGCCGAAACCCGCCTGCTGCGCCTGGCCCTGCAAGTGCGCAAAACCAGGTTCTGCAAGTTTCTGCAGGCCGTGGTGGTACTGGTGCAGCCCGCGCTGCGCCGCAACCTGCTCTCGGCCTCGCCCAACCTGCGGAAGTTCGACCTGCTGAAGCTCTACTGGCTGTTGCAGGAGCTGGGCCGCCCCGAACCCAAAAAAGCCCGCCCGGAGTAA
- a CDS encoding cell division ATP-binding protein FtsE has product MPTSSAPVIELHDVYVMQDVNTILQKVSFTLDKGEFAYLVGRTGSGKSSLLKTLYADLPLGGGVGTVAGYGLLKLGTDKVPYLRRKLGIIFQDFQLLFDRSVAENLLFVLKATGWSGKAKIQQRISEVLMRVGLAGAASKMPHQLSGGEQQRVVIARALLNEPVLLLADEPTGNLDPDVADSIMRLFMEINNAGTAVLMATHNYQIIRQYPKRILKCENGQLLDSVRTAVMLPE; this is encoded by the coding sequence ATGCCTACTTCCTCCGCGCCGGTCATTGAGCTTCACGACGTGTACGTGATGCAGGACGTGAATACGATTCTGCAGAAAGTCTCTTTCACGCTCGACAAAGGCGAGTTTGCGTACCTGGTGGGCCGCACCGGCTCGGGGAAAAGCTCCCTGCTGAAAACCCTGTACGCCGACCTGCCCCTGGGCGGAGGCGTGGGCACCGTGGCCGGCTACGGCCTGCTCAAGCTGGGCACCGACAAAGTGCCGTATCTGCGCCGCAAGCTGGGCATCATCTTCCAGGATTTTCAGCTGCTGTTCGACCGTTCGGTAGCCGAAAACCTGTTGTTCGTGCTCAAAGCCACCGGTTGGAGCGGCAAGGCCAAGATTCAGCAGCGTATTTCGGAGGTGCTCATGCGCGTGGGCCTGGCCGGGGCGGCCAGCAAAATGCCCCACCAGCTTTCCGGCGGCGAGCAGCAGCGCGTCGTTATTGCCCGCGCCCTGCTCAACGAGCCCGTGCTGCTGCTGGCCGACGAGCCCACCGGCAACCTCGACCCCGACGTGGCCGACAGCATCATGCGGCTGTTCATGGAAATCAACAATGCGGGAACGGCCGTGCTGATGGCTACCCACAACTACCAGATTATCCGCCAGTATCCGAAGCGGATTCTCAAGTGCGAGAACGGGCAGCTGCTCGACTCGGTGCGTACGGCAGTTATGCTACCCGAATAA
- a CDS encoding fructose-6-phosphate aldolase codes for MYIIKVKGKAKIPDYIQLRDENFVLIAYFRADRPLKDLHRYGLEGKETALAAVIEGLTFGKLQKLELA; via the coding sequence ATGTACATCATCAAGGTAAAAGGCAAGGCCAAGATTCCGGACTACATTCAGCTGCGCGACGAGAACTTCGTGCTCATTGCCTATTTCCGGGCCGACCGGCCGCTGAAGGACCTGCACCGCTACGGGCTGGAGGGCAAGGAAACGGCGCTGGCGGCCGTCATCGAAGGCCTCACGTTTGGTAAATTGCAGAAGCTGGAGCTGGCCTGA
- the fsa gene encoding fructose-6-phosphate aldolase: MKFFIDTANLKDIQEAVDLGVLDGVTTNPSLMAKEGIKGVDNVMAHYKQICDIVDGDVSAEVIAVDFEEMVREGEMLADLHPSIVVKVPMTRDGVKAIKHFSEKGIKTNCTLIFSAGQALLAAKAGATYVSPFVGRLDDIGHDGLVLVQQIVDIFSNYGYPTQVLAASVRHVPHLIQCAEIGADVVTCPLSVITGLLKHPLTDNGLATFLADHKRVNS; the protein is encoded by the coding sequence ATGAAATTCTTCATTGACACTGCCAACCTCAAGGATATTCAGGAAGCCGTTGACCTGGGCGTACTGGATGGCGTGACGACCAACCCCTCGCTGATGGCCAAGGAAGGCATCAAGGGCGTCGACAACGTAATGGCCCACTACAAGCAGATCTGCGACATCGTGGACGGCGACGTATCGGCCGAGGTAATAGCGGTGGACTTCGAAGAAATGGTGCGCGAGGGCGAAATGCTGGCCGATCTGCACCCCAGTATCGTGGTGAAGGTACCCATGACGCGCGACGGGGTGAAGGCCATCAAGCACTTCTCCGAGAAAGGCATCAAAACCAACTGCACCCTGATTTTCTCGGCCGGGCAGGCCCTGCTGGCCGCCAAAGCCGGGGCTACCTACGTGTCGCCCTTCGTGGGCCGCCTCGACGACATCGGGCACGACGGCCTGGTGCTGGTGCAGCAGATCGTGGATATTTTCAGCAACTACGGCTACCCCACCCAGGTGCTGGCCGCCTCCGTGCGCCACGTACCCCACCTGATTCAGTGCGCCGAAATCGGGGCCGACGTGGTGACCTGCCCGCTGAGCGTGATTACCGGCCTGCTCAAGCACCCGCTCACCGACAACGGCCTGGCCACCTTCCTGGCCGACCACAAGCGCGTCAATTCGTAA
- a CDS encoding carboxypeptidase-like regulatory domain-containing protein: MLPFVAAAQSAAPKPAARAKAGAESLAVLEPAAKTKPAEVVKKAPAAKATTKVLTGYVLNEEGEPLAGATIISDKGEVITTNADGQFMIQSTAATPVLRASYAGYQELQLPINSLQPTTFRLDPIENYERQLKKQSKAANKAWKH; this comes from the coding sequence TTGTTGCCCTTCGTAGCGGCGGCCCAGTCGGCGGCCCCCAAGCCGGCCGCCCGTGCCAAAGCCGGTGCCGAGTCGCTGGCCGTGCTGGAGCCGGCCGCCAAAACCAAGCCGGCCGAAGTCGTGAAAAAGGCCCCGGCCGCCAAAGCCACCACCAAAGTGCTGACCGGCTACGTGCTCAACGAAGAAGGGGAGCCCCTGGCCGGTGCCACCATCATTTCCGACAAAGGCGAGGTCATCACCACCAATGCCGACGGGCAGTTCATGATTCAGTCGACGGCGGCTACGCCGGTGCTGCGAGCCAGCTACGCGGGCTACCAGGAGCTGCAACTGCCCATCAATTCGCTGCAGCCAACTACGTTTCGCCTCGACCCGATTGAGAACTACGAGCGGCAGCTGAAAAAGCAAAGCAAAGCCGCCAACAAGGCCTGGAAGCACTAA
- a CDS encoding carboxypeptidase-like regulatory domain-containing protein: MSHVLRVLGLFCLLGPVCAAQAQTTADPSLIAAQVQKKASPQSAATPAPRADSLVTTPPETVPAAPIAAAPAEAPAAPLVTVKGRVLDEQNKPMAGVVVFAKDVAAIASTNADGEYSLEVPSGVNTLTFSYAGYEEQQLQASNFLPTAVRLLPAANKKKLARSSRH, translated from the coding sequence ATGTCCCACGTTCTACGAGTATTGGGCCTTTTCTGCCTGCTGGGCCCCGTGTGCGCCGCCCAGGCCCAGACGACAGCCGATCCTTCCCTGATTGCGGCCCAGGTGCAAAAGAAAGCCTCGCCGCAGTCGGCCGCTACGCCCGCGCCCCGCGCCGATTCGCTCGTCACAACGCCCCCGGAAACGGTGCCGGCCGCGCCCATTGCCGCCGCGCCGGCCGAAGCCCCGGCGGCCCCGCTGGTCACGGTGAAGGGCCGGGTGCTGGACGAGCAGAACAAGCCAATGGCCGGGGTGGTGGTGTTTGCCAAAGACGTGGCCGCCATTGCCAGCACCAACGCCGACGGCGAATACAGCCTGGAAGTGCCCTCGGGCGTCAACACCCTGACGTTCAGCTACGCCGGCTACGAAGAGCAGCAGCTACAGGCCAGCAATTTCCTGCCGACGGCCGTGCGCCTGCTGCCCGCCGCCAACAAGAAGAAACTGGCCCGCAGCAGCCGGCACTAA
- the guaA gene encoding glutamine-hydrolyzing GMP synthase — MPQQILILDFGSQYTQLIARRIRELNVYCEIHPYTHAPDLTEDIRGVVLSGSPCSVRDPEAPNPDLSRYLGKVPVLGVCYGAQLLAQQGGGEVLPATIREYGRARLSHLNASNPLMRELTSGSQVWMSHGDTIKTLPAGFDIIASTPEVAVAAYHVVGQETYGIQFHPEVTHSTEGKLLMRNFVVDICGCDQSWTPEHFVDSMVLALQNTIGPDDQVILGLSGGVDSSVAALLLHRAIGPRLHGIFVNNGLLRKDEFESVLHSYKDLGLNVRGVDASQEFYTALAGISDPEGKRKAIGRTFVEIFDQEAQKVEGARWLAQGTIYPDVIESVSVKGPAVTIKSHHNVGGLPEKMNLKIVEPLRALFKDEVRQVGDALELPHNILHRHPFPGPGLGIRILGDVTPHKVDLLQRADAIFIDGLREFGLYEQVWQAGVMLLPIQSVGVMGDERTYEQVVALRAVTSVDGMTADWAHLPYDFLAHVSNKIINQVRGINRVVYDISSKPPATIEWE, encoded by the coding sequence ATGCCCCAACAGATTTTAATTCTCGATTTCGGCTCCCAGTACACCCAGCTCATTGCCCGACGCATTCGGGAATTGAACGTCTACTGCGAGATTCATCCGTATACGCACGCCCCGGACCTCACTGAGGATATCCGGGGCGTTGTGCTTTCGGGTAGCCCCTGCTCGGTGCGCGACCCGGAAGCGCCCAACCCCGACTTGAGCCGCTACCTGGGTAAGGTGCCGGTGCTGGGCGTGTGCTACGGTGCCCAGCTGCTGGCCCAGCAAGGCGGCGGCGAAGTGCTGCCCGCCACCATCCGGGAGTACGGCCGGGCCCGCCTCAGCCACCTAAACGCCAGCAACCCGCTGATGCGGGAGCTGACCAGCGGCTCGCAGGTGTGGATGTCGCACGGCGACACGATTAAGACCCTGCCCGCGGGCTTCGACATCATTGCCAGCACCCCGGAAGTGGCCGTGGCGGCCTACCACGTGGTGGGCCAGGAAACCTACGGCATCCAGTTTCACCCCGAGGTGACGCACTCCACGGAGGGCAAGCTGCTGATGCGCAACTTCGTGGTCGACATCTGCGGCTGCGACCAAAGCTGGACGCCCGAGCACTTCGTGGATAGCATGGTGCTGGCCCTGCAAAACACCATCGGCCCCGACGACCAGGTGATTCTGGGTTTGTCGGGCGGCGTCGACTCCTCGGTGGCGGCTTTGCTGCTGCACCGGGCCATCGGGCCCCGTTTGCACGGCATTTTCGTCAACAACGGGCTGCTGCGCAAGGATGAGTTTGAGAGCGTGCTGCACTCCTATAAGGACCTGGGCCTGAACGTGCGCGGCGTGGATGCTTCGCAGGAGTTCTACACGGCCCTGGCTGGCATCAGCGACCCGGAGGGCAAGCGCAAAGCCATTGGCCGCACCTTCGTGGAAATCTTCGACCAGGAAGCCCAGAAGGTGGAAGGCGCCCGGTGGCTGGCCCAGGGCACGATTTACCCGGACGTTATTGAGTCGGTGTCGGTGAAAGGGCCGGCCGTGACGATTAAGAGCCACCACAACGTGGGCGGCCTGCCGGAGAAGATGAACCTGAAAATCGTGGAGCCGCTGCGGGCCTTGTTCAAAGATGAGGTGCGGCAGGTAGGCGACGCGCTGGAGCTGCCCCACAACATTCTGCACCGCCACCCCTTCCCCGGTCCCGGCCTGGGCATCCGCATCCTGGGCGACGTGACCCCGCACAAAGTAGACCTGCTGCAGCGCGCCGACGCTATTTTCATCGACGGCCTGCGCGAGTTTGGCCTCTACGAGCAGGTGTGGCAGGCCGGCGTGATGCTGCTGCCGATTCAGAGCGTGGGCGTGATGGGCGACGAGCGGACCTACGAGCAGGTAGTGGCCCTGCGCGCCGTGACCAGCGTGGACGGCATGACGGCCGACTGGGCCCACCTCCCCTACGACTTCCTGGCCCACGTCTCCAACAAAATCATCAACCAGGTGCGCGGCATCAACCGCGTGGTGTACGACATCAGCTCCAAGCCCCCGGCCACGATTGAGTGGGAGTAG
- a CDS encoding DUF4153 domain-containing protein produces MKLPSLQHVVAEAARVVRRFPLTLLCALVLCGVSIYLQRISNQEEQQLSWLFPVLSTAGLGLTLTLSTALAAERYRWSGLRKLAAILGTLGLLALWYAVSPAEPDVVWGLRLFVLLVALHLLVAVVPYLPELRRAADTPGFWRYNETLFLRILAAGLYSGVLFAGCALALVAIDNLFEVTLDRHIYGYLFTVLATVFNTWFFLAGVPHDFAALEQPAPYPKGLKVFTQFVLLPLILLYLGILYAYLGRILVQWELPKGWVSLLILVFSVAGIFALLLIHPVRDEAENTWIRTFARWFYRALLPLLALLAVAIGTRIQAYGITEERYYVLVLALWLAGILAYFLWRQGRGIIWIPASLAVVALLTVAGPWSAFAVAQRSQLRELHELAAQYRLLANGRLDSAGVRVPKLPLAARKRLTSIFEFFAERNAVQQLQPLFAASLQVPDSLRSKPKGRQQSWQTEQLFAATDIARASRYDYDTDEEMRADFYTASVSFYDLGTGRYWLPNVDYDTYGDYPGSVLTELSVREGAFRLRAVHQGHDLWLEQQRADGKWQRQLSVSPGTVADSLAREHGRNPELSVEADKTKMKLAARANDLALTLLLQHVARHQKSDTVTYTFAGQALLELADSRR; encoded by the coding sequence ATGAAACTTCCTTCCCTGCAGCACGTCGTGGCCGAAGCCGCCCGGGTGGTGCGCCGCTTCCCGCTGACGCTGCTCTGCGCCCTGGTGCTCTGCGGCGTGAGCATCTACCTCCAGCGTATCAGTAACCAGGAAGAGCAGCAGCTGAGCTGGCTATTCCCGGTGCTGTCGACGGCCGGGCTGGGCCTGACGCTGACGCTGAGTACGGCCCTGGCCGCGGAGCGCTACCGGTGGTCGGGCCTGCGCAAGCTCGCGGCAATTCTCGGCACGCTGGGCCTGCTGGCGCTGTGGTACGCCGTCAGCCCCGCCGAGCCCGACGTGGTGTGGGGGCTGCGGCTGTTTGTACTGCTGGTGGCGCTGCACCTGCTGGTAGCCGTGGTGCCCTACCTGCCCGAGCTGCGCCGCGCGGCCGACACGCCCGGCTTCTGGCGCTACAACGAAACCCTGTTTCTGCGCATTCTCGCGGCCGGGCTCTACTCGGGCGTGCTGTTTGCCGGCTGCGCCCTGGCCCTGGTGGCCATCGACAACCTGTTTGAAGTAACGCTCGACCGGCACATCTACGGTTACCTGTTTACGGTGCTGGCTACGGTGTTCAATACTTGGTTTTTCCTGGCCGGTGTGCCCCACGACTTTGCAGCCCTGGAGCAGCCGGCGCCCTACCCGAAGGGCCTGAAGGTATTCACCCAGTTTGTGCTGCTGCCCCTGATACTGCTCTACCTGGGTATTCTCTACGCTTACCTGGGCCGGATTCTGGTGCAGTGGGAGCTGCCCAAAGGCTGGGTTTCCTTGCTGATTCTGGTGTTTTCGGTGGCCGGCATCTTCGCCCTGCTGCTCATTCACCCCGTTCGGGACGAAGCCGAAAACACCTGGATTCGCACCTTCGCGCGCTGGTTTTACCGGGCCCTGCTGCCCTTGCTGGCGCTGCTGGCCGTGGCCATCGGCACCCGCATTCAGGCCTACGGCATCACCGAGGAGCGCTACTACGTGCTGGTGCTGGCCCTGTGGCTGGCGGGCATCCTCGCGTACTTTCTCTGGCGGCAGGGGCGGGGCATCATCTGGATTCCGGCCTCGTTGGCCGTAGTGGCCTTGCTGACGGTGGCCGGCCCCTGGAGCGCCTTTGCCGTGGCCCAGCGCAGCCAGCTGCGGGAGTTGCACGAGCTGGCCGCGCAGTACCGGCTGCTGGCAAACGGCCGGCTGGATTCGGCCGGGGTGCGCGTGCCGAAGCTGCCCCTGGCGGCCCGCAAGCGGCTGACGTCCATCTTCGAGTTTTTTGCCGAACGAAACGCGGTGCAGCAGTTGCAGCCCCTGTTTGCCGCGTCCCTGCAAGTGCCTGATTCGTTGCGTAGCAAGCCCAAGGGCCGGCAACAAAGCTGGCAGACCGAGCAGCTGTTTGCCGCCACTGATATTGCCCGGGCCAGCCGCTACGATTATGACACGGACGAAGAAATGCGGGCCGATTTTTATACGGCCTCGGTTAGCTTTTATGACCTGGGTACTGGCCGCTACTGGCTGCCCAACGTGGATTATGACACGTATGGCGACTATCCTGGAAGCGTGCTCACCGAGCTTTCGGTGCGGGAAGGAGCCTTCCGCCTGCGGGCCGTGCACCAGGGCCACGACCTGTGGCTGGAGCAGCAGCGGGCCGATGGCAAGTGGCAGCGGCAGCTGAGCGTGTCGCCCGGCACCGTCGCCGACTCCCTGGCGCGCGAGCATGGCCGCAACCCCGAGCTTTCGGTAGAGGCAGACAAAACCAAAATGAAGCTGGCCGCCCGGGCAAATGACCTGGCCCTCACGCTGTTGCTGCAGCACGTGGCCCGCCACCAGAAGAGTGACACGGTAACGTACACTTTCGCGGGGCAGGCGTTGCTGGAGCTAGCCGACAGCCGTCGGTAG
- a CDS encoding type 1 glutamine amidotransferase has product MRLHCLQHAAFETPGTILDWAARHGHGWTYTRLYEASPTFPALPAFDWLLILGGAMGVHDEALHPWLPPEKQFIRAAIQAGKVVVGICLGAQLVADALGAAVYRHEALEIGFWPIYPPTAAPAHPLFPPLPAASLTVLHWHGDTFDLPADATLLASSAACARQAFVFDNRVVGLQFHPELTAELLDAMLLHDGHELVPGPWVQPAAELQQRTAELAAGQAFLFALLDQLAAGHQRR; this is encoded by the coding sequence ATGCGCCTGCACTGCCTGCAGCACGCGGCCTTCGAAACGCCCGGCACCATCCTGGACTGGGCCGCCCGCCACGGCCACGGCTGGACCTACACCCGCCTCTACGAAGCAAGCCCCACGTTCCCGGCCCTGCCCGCCTTCGACTGGCTGCTGATTCTGGGTGGCGCGATGGGCGTGCACGACGAAGCACTGCACCCGTGGCTGCCACCGGAAAAGCAGTTCATCCGGGCCGCCATTCAGGCCGGCAAGGTGGTCGTGGGAATTTGCCTGGGCGCCCAGCTCGTAGCCGATGCCTTGGGCGCGGCCGTGTACCGCCACGAGGCGCTGGAAATTGGTTTCTGGCCGATTTATCCCCCAACCGCAGCTCCGGCGCACCCGCTTTTTCCGCCCCTGCCGGCGGCTTCCCTGACCGTGCTGCACTGGCACGGCGACACGTTTGACCTGCCCGCTGACGCCACCCTACTGGCCTCTTCCGCCGCCTGCGCCCGGCAGGCTTTCGTCTTTGATAACCGGGTGGTGGGGTTGCAGTTTCACCCCGAGCTGACGGCCGAACTGCTCGACGCCATGCTGCTACACGACGGCCACGAGCTGGTGCCGGGGCCCTGGGTGCAGCCGGCCGCCGAGCTGCAACAGCGCACGGCGGAGCTGGCGGCGGGGCAGGCCTTTCTATTCGCGCTGCTCGACCAGCTGGCGGCCGGGCACCAGCGCCGCTAG
- a CDS encoding DUF1361 domain-containing protein, with translation MLPSSAAFSQPELRQRFNLLLLLGASLTLSVVLVTFRVFLTHKVYFVFLLWNLFLALIPFGLSTMLGLAAGPVRARLLLPVGAVWLLFFPNAPYILTDLFHLEPRSGVPYWYDLALILSCAWNGLMLAYASLLDMQALVRRRLGPAVSWVFVVVALLLSSFGIYLGRYLRFNSWDIITNPLNLFYDILNRVLHPAAHPRTWGVTLLFGVFLLLGYSTVRLLGRLNPAPIED, from the coding sequence ATGCTACCTTCTTCCGCCGCCTTTTCCCAGCCCGAGCTGCGCCAGCGCTTCAACCTGCTGCTGCTGCTGGGCGCTTCCCTGACTTTGAGCGTGGTGCTGGTCACGTTCCGGGTGTTCCTGACGCACAAGGTCTACTTCGTATTCCTGCTCTGGAACCTGTTTCTGGCTCTTATTCCGTTCGGGCTGAGCACCATGCTGGGCCTGGCGGCCGGCCCGGTGCGGGCCCGGCTGCTGCTGCCGGTCGGGGCCGTGTGGCTGCTGTTTTTCCCCAACGCGCCCTACATCCTCACCGACCTGTTTCACCTGGAGCCCCGCAGCGGCGTGCCCTACTGGTACGACCTGGCCCTGATTCTGAGCTGCGCCTGGAACGGGCTGATGCTGGCCTACGCGTCGTTGCTGGATATGCAGGCCCTGGTGCGGCGGCGGCTCGGGCCGGCCGTTAGCTGGGTCTTCGTGGTGGTGGCCCTGCTGCTGAGCAGCTTCGGCATCTACCTGGGCCGCTACCTGCGCTTCAACAGCTGGGACATCATCACCAACCCGCTGAACCTGTTCTACGATATTCTGAACCGGGTGCTGCACCCGGCGGCCCATCCGCGCACCTGGGGCGTCACGCTGCTGTTCGGCGTGTTTCTGCTGCTGGGCTACAGCACCGTGCGCCTGCTGGGCCGCCTGAACCCGGCTCCCATCGAGGACTAG
- a CDS encoding ABC transporter substrate-binding protein: protein MRHSFAFRLAATLLTLTPPTALWAQQPARPTAPRPAPVVGTPAAKKPAAKTPAASTTPAKTPAASTAPAGKTPGQAKPAATGKTTAAPTSGTATKPAPAAPGKTTSAPTPPPATKAAVVPARPAGPPLPANLGSSDPTVRYQNGKTLITQTRYDLAMQELEPLTPPSARFDRAPEAAYLYAVAATRAKKWAEAEQMLNLLRTEYPGWPNLAEAFFLQAQVSFELSEADNALKMLAQIPAGRLEAEREAMKAVYLPRVKDKLQFQTLLQHYPQDAAVGRAYADKLANGGWYTDADKPTLDQLITQFSLDRTRYTPRPRAQKKSSYNVAVLLPFEFDDPSWEKQRKNQFVTDLYAGMRLAQDSLQREGRPIQLYSYDTGADTLQLKQVLALPELASMDLIIGPIYKSGSKILARYAQQRQIICINPLSQDADLVLDNGWHYLFEPSTVTQAKQAAQFAISRFASRTAVVLYEDTKDEAAFGQAYKTAYEALGGKVLQLRRVNSDVEESISAGFAGLDLKTVGHLVVASDHRKAGPYTLGVLQAQGARLPLLTYASWLENSRVSLGQLDARDVFFVHPKYLDKTAYGVRRFRQLYLQRQNLPPSVFAFTGFELLYYFGSQLHQNGPGFQQNLASSGPVSGAVFQGIGYPAGAHDNQYVPFTKLERLELEVQNPVGLR from the coding sequence ATGAGGCATTCCTTTGCTTTCCGGCTGGCAGCCACGCTGCTGACGCTTACTCCCCCTACCGCCCTCTGGGCCCAGCAGCCGGCCCGGCCCACGGCACCGCGCCCGGCTCCGGTGGTTGGAACTCCTGCCGCTAAAAAGCCGGCCGCCAAAACACCCGCGGCCAGCACCACTCCGGCCAAAACACCCGCCGCCAGCACCGCCCCGGCGGGCAAAACCCCTGGGCAGGCAAAGCCAGCGGCTACCGGTAAAACCACGGCCGCGCCCACCTCCGGCACCGCCACGAAGCCCGCCCCCGCCGCGCCCGGCAAAACCACTTCCGCCCCCACGCCCCCGCCGGCCACCAAGGCGGCCGTGGTACCCGCCAGGCCCGCCGGTCCGCCCCTGCCAGCCAACCTGGGCTCTTCGGACCCCACGGTGCGCTACCAGAACGGCAAAACCCTGATTACCCAGACCCGCTACGACCTGGCCATGCAGGAGCTGGAGCCGCTCACGCCGCCCAGCGCCCGGTTTGACCGCGCCCCCGAAGCGGCCTACCTGTACGCCGTAGCCGCCACCCGGGCCAAAAAGTGGGCGGAAGCCGAGCAGATGCTGAATCTGCTGCGCACCGAGTACCCCGGCTGGCCCAACCTGGCCGAGGCGTTTTTCCTCCAGGCCCAGGTGTCGTTTGAGCTCAGCGAAGCCGACAACGCCCTGAAAATGCTGGCCCAGATACCGGCCGGCCGCCTCGAAGCCGAGCGCGAAGCCATGAAGGCCGTGTACCTGCCCCGGGTGAAAGACAAGCTCCAGTTCCAGACCCTGCTGCAACACTACCCCCAGGATGCCGCCGTGGGCCGCGCCTACGCCGACAAGCTCGCCAACGGCGGCTGGTACACCGACGCCGACAAGCCCACGCTCGACCAGCTCATCACGCAGTTCAGCCTCGACCGGACCCGCTACACGCCCCGGCCCAGGGCCCAGAAGAAAAGCAGCTACAACGTGGCCGTGCTGCTGCCCTTCGAGTTTGACGACCCCAGCTGGGAAAAGCAGCGCAAAAACCAGTTCGTGACGGACCTCTACGCCGGCATGCGCCTGGCCCAGGACTCGCTGCAGCGCGAGGGCCGCCCCATCCAGCTCTACTCCTACGACACCGGCGCCGACACCCTGCAACTCAAGCAGGTGCTGGCCCTGCCCGAGCTGGCTTCGATGGACCTGATTATCGGGCCCATCTACAAGTCGGGCAGCAAGATTCTGGCCCGCTACGCCCAGCAGCGGCAGATTATCTGCATCAACCCGCTTTCCCAGGACGCCGACCTGGTGCTCGACAACGGCTGGCACTACCTGTTTGAGCCCAGCACCGTCACCCAGGCCAAGCAGGCGGCGCAGTTTGCCATTTCCCGCTTCGCCAGCCGCACGGCCGTGGTGCTCTACGAGGATACCAAGGACGAAGCGGCCTTCGGACAGGCCTACAAAACGGCCTACGAAGCCCTCGGCGGCAAGGTGCTCCAACTGCGCCGCGTCAACTCCGACGTGGAGGAGTCCATCAGCGCCGGCTTCGCGGGCCTCGACCTCAAAACGGTGGGCCACCTGGTCGTGGCCTCCGACCACCGCAAGGCCGGGCCCTACACCCTGGGCGTGCTCCAGGCCCAGGGCGCCCGCCTGCCCCTGCTCACCTACGCCTCCTGGCTGGAAAACTCCCGGGTGAGCCTGGGCCAGCTCGACGCGCGCGACGTGTTCTTCGTGCATCCCAAGTACCTCGACAAAACCGCCTACGGGGTGCGGCGCTTCCGCCAGCTCTACCTCCAGCGCCAGAACCTGCCGCCGTCGGTGTTTGCCTTCACCGGCTTCGAGCTGCTCTACTACTTCGGCTCCCAGCTGCACCAGAACGGCCCCGGCTTCCAGCAGAACCTGGCCTCCTCGGGGCCGGTTTCGGGGGCCGTGTTCCAAGGCATCGGCTACCCCGCCGGCGCCCACGACAACCAGTACGTGCCCTTCACCAAGCTCGAACGCCTGGAGCTGGAAGTTCAGAACCCAGTGGGCCTCCGCTAG